From a single Nostoc sp. MS1 genomic region:
- a CDS encoding C1 family peptidase, translating into MESNKNQQKKRLSTKKSLGWIPDYPDLRDYHLEEEGVKNQLTFKIEERTRGLEKMIEAMVSFIADTSSCTQEEKINEFKRRILGNIGFAKIRVHKLLINEHENTELDKKYPPKRIDYQSILSKQTTELKTYLAILKMQERMQESASNPENPSRINFCSVSEVVKWIRDEKYDEDTKSLVKDFQKSSGILDDGIVGLETYITLNEYFSKNQTLTQSEAPNNKVKGLSKIKFFSVTSLISRKQFVTILSIFQSKVIEQIENEYSKCTNNKKIFEYVFLKKIDVEPSLFKKIFEGKESLAGIKECISEKCICDKNSDIPQSEDIVTLLQNSSVTEPIFSVILKIISPLSQWNNLTWEEVIQQGFDKFEEIVNDSQQHRSSNNSNIEPGYSETELIENAISQTLSLIKLELSSIEDTKNNTVIFLYFLLKKYLNRFKKYISKAEAEINQEEKNNIFNKKEVFEIKLLSNDEFIPSNSDEKEPDKGEELFSSLDLHIPVVMSDVYLRELSRLQKEKNSSKKLYFLLPTVIDLSFWCSPVRDQGSLNSCTAFAAIALLEYFENRNFGQIIDASPLFLYKAALKKMKAQGDAGASIRETMKVLALFGVPPEESWPYEEDRFDQEPEPYCYAYAQNYKSLKYFLLDYAGITTESLLFQVKAVLAAGFPCIFGLTLYTSVYEQTNYEKGYIPYPDANKDKVVGGHTAVVVGYDDFKFIRCANRESYSRGAFLVRNSWGTEWGVNGYGWLPYDYVLAGLTSAWWSLLKAEWFDESNFGPARQGGEGQPDNPKGG; encoded by the coding sequence ATGGAAAGTAACAAAAATCAGCAAAAAAAACGGTTATCGACAAAGAAAAGTTTGGGCTGGATTCCAGATTATCCAGACCTACGAGATTATCATTTAGAGGAAGAGGGTGTCAAAAACCAACTTACATTCAAAATAGAAGAAAGAACTCGTGGTCTGGAAAAAATGATAGAAGCTATGGTAAGCTTCATTGCTGATACCTCAAGTTGTACGCAAGAAGAAAAAATAAATGAATTTAAAAGAAGGATACTTGGAAATATAGGATTTGCCAAAATTAGAGTACATAAGTTATTAATCAATGAGCATGAGAATACAGAACTAGATAAGAAATATCCTCCTAAAAGAATTGATTATCAAAGTATACTTTCAAAACAAACGACTGAATTAAAAACATACCTTGCTATTCTAAAAATGCAAGAAAGAATGCAAGAAAGCGCAAGTAATCCAGAAAATCCAAGTCGCATAAATTTTTGTTCTGTGTCAGAGGTTGTGAAATGGATAAGAGATGAAAAATATGATGAAGATACTAAGTCGCTTGTTAAGGACTTCCAAAAGAGTTCAGGGATTCTTGATGATGGCATAGTTGGATTAGAAACTTACATAACTTTAAATGAATACTTTTCAAAAAATCAGACATTAACACAATCTGAAGCTCCAAATAATAAAGTTAAAGGTTTATCGAAAATAAAATTTTTCTCTGTTACTTCATTAATTTCTCGAAAACAGTTTGTAACAATACTAAGTATTTTTCAATCGAAAGTAATAGAACAAATTGAGAACGAATATAGTAAATGTACTAATAATAAAAAGATTTTTGAATATGTTTTTTTAAAAAAAATAGATGTAGAACCATCTCTATTTAAAAAAATATTTGAAGGAAAAGAAAGTTTAGCAGGAATTAAGGAATGTATTAGTGAAAAATGTATTTGCGATAAAAATAGCGACATACCTCAATCCGAGGATATAGTAACATTATTACAAAATTCATCTGTAACTGAACCAATATTCTCAGTTATATTAAAAATAATTTCTCCTTTATCTCAATGGAATAATCTAACTTGGGAAGAAGTGATACAACAAGGTTTTGACAAGTTTGAAGAAATCGTTAATGATAGTCAACAGCATCGTAGCTCTAATAATTCAAACATAGAACCTGGGTATTCTGAAACAGAACTAATAGAAAATGCAATTTCTCAAACACTATCTCTTATTAAATTAGAACTTTCTTCTATAGAAGATACAAAAAACAATACGGTTATATTCTTATACTTTTTGCTCAAGAAGTATCTAAATAGATTTAAAAAATATATTTCCAAAGCGGAAGCAGAAATTAACCAAGAAGAGAAAAATAACATTTTTAATAAAAAAGAAGTATTTGAAATAAAACTTTTATCTAATGATGAGTTCATACCTTCAAATTCAGACGAAAAGGAACCAGACAAAGGAGAAGAGTTATTTTCTAGTTTAGATTTACATATACCAGTAGTCATGAGTGACGTTTATCTAAGAGAGTTGTCACGATTGCAAAAAGAAAAGAACTCATCGAAAAAACTCTATTTTCTTCTTCCTACAGTAATTGATTTGAGTTTTTGGTGTTCTCCAGTTCGCGACCAAGGATCGCTGAATTCTTGTACTGCTTTTGCCGCGATCGCCCTATTAGAGTATTTTGAAAATAGAAACTTTGGTCAGATAATAGATGCTTCTCCTTTATTTCTCTATAAAGCTGCACTTAAAAAAATGAAGGCTCAAGGAGATGCGGGAGCATCTATCCGGGAAACAATGAAGGTTTTAGCTTTATTTGGCGTGCCACCTGAAGAATCTTGGCCGTATGAAGAAGATAGATTTGATCAAGAACCAGAGCCTTATTGTTATGCCTATGCCCAAAATTATAAAAGCCTCAAATATTTTCTTCTAGATTATGCTGGTATTACGACAGAAAGTCTTTTGTTTCAAGTTAAAGCGGTTTTAGCTGCTGGCTTTCCTTGTATTTTTGGCTTGACACTTTACACCTCAGTGTATGAACAAACCAACTATGAAAAAGGTTATATCCCATACCCAGATGCGAATAAAGATAAGGTAGTGGGTGGACATACTGCCGTTGTAGTTGGATATGATGATTTTAAATTTATCCGGTGTGCTAATCGTGAATCCTACTCAAGAGGTGCTTTCTTAGTTAGAAACTCCTGGGGTACTGAATGGGGAGTAAATGGTTATGGATGGCTTCCTTATGACTACGTTCTCGCCGGGCTTACATCTGCTTGGTGGTCATTACTAAAAGCAGAGTGGTTTGATGAAAGTAATTTTGGCCCGGCTAGACAAGGAGGAGAGGGCCAACCTGATAACCCAAAAGGCGGTTAA
- a CDS encoding class I SAM-dependent methyltransferase — protein sequence MSAQTIGLDKQLYDYLLNTSVREPEILWKLRQETANHPNARMQISPEQGQFMRLLVQLLGAKKTLEVGVFTGYSSLSVALALPADGKIIACDVSEEFTAIARRYWQQAGVADKIDLRLAPGVVTLDALLADGQAGTFDFAFIDADKENYDNYYERALQLVRPGGLIAIDNVLWSGRVADDQIQDESTQAIRALNQKLHDDERVTLSLVPIGDGLTLALKRNS from the coding sequence ATGTCAGCGCAGACTATCGGACTTGATAAACAACTCTACGATTACCTTTTAAATACCTCTGTACGAGAACCGGAAATCCTCTGGAAATTGCGTCAAGAGACTGCTAACCATCCCAACGCCAGAATGCAGATATCTCCAGAACAAGGGCAGTTTATGAGGCTTTTGGTACAGTTATTAGGAGCTAAGAAAACTCTAGAAGTTGGGGTATTTACTGGTTATAGTTCACTCTCTGTAGCTTTGGCGCTACCTGCGGATGGCAAAATTATCGCTTGTGATGTGAGTGAAGAATTTACTGCGATCGCGCGGCGTTATTGGCAGCAAGCAGGCGTAGCTGATAAAATCGATTTACGGTTAGCCCCTGGCGTTGTGACATTAGATGCACTCCTAGCCGATGGGCAAGCTGGAACATTTGATTTTGCCTTCATCGATGCAGATAAGGAAAATTATGATAACTACTACGAACGAGCCTTGCAATTAGTTCGTCCTGGTGGCTTAATTGCTATTGATAATGTCTTATGGTCTGGACGGGTTGCAGATGATCAAATTCAAGATGAAAGTACCCAAGCCATCCGCGCTTTAAATCAAAAACTGCACGATGATGAGAGGGTTACACTTTCTCTAGTTCCTATTGGCGATGGGTTAACCTTGGCATTGAAGCGTAATTCTTAG
- a CDS encoding restriction endonuclease: MPTFDVMLLPTVQALQILGGSGTTEEIYDKVVQILNLPDKVLEIPHGTTSQSEVEYRLAWSRTYLKKYGLIENSARGIWSLISTSINLDKLDTKEIVKTVREAEKIKPTPTESSNESIVTTAALEEVTWHEQLHKTLSSLQPNAFERLVQRLLRESGFIQVQVTGKSGDGGIDGVGIARLSGFLSFHVLFQCKRYQGSVTASQIRDFRGAMQGRTDKGLFITTGTFTRDAIKEATRDGAPPIDLIDGEQLVQRLKELGLGVKITMIESVEVDTDWFAKI; the protein is encoded by the coding sequence ATGCCTACGTTTGATGTAATGCTATTGCCTACTGTACAAGCTTTACAAATTCTAGGCGGTTCTGGTACGACCGAAGAAATATATGACAAGGTTGTGCAGATTTTGAATTTGCCTGACAAGGTACTTGAAATACCTCATGGCACTACGTCACAAAGTGAAGTTGAATATAGACTAGCTTGGAGTCGTACTTATTTAAAAAAGTATGGACTGATAGAAAACTCTGCGCGAGGGATATGGTCATTGATATCAACTTCCATAAATCTGGACAAATTGGATACTAAAGAAATCGTCAAGACTGTTCGTGAAGCCGAAAAAATTAAGCCGACACCAACAGAATCTTCTAATGAATCAATTGTGACTACAGCAGCATTAGAAGAAGTAACATGGCATGAACAACTTCATAAAACACTGTCATCTTTACAGCCTAATGCGTTTGAGCGTTTAGTACAGCGATTACTGCGAGAATCAGGATTTATACAGGTACAAGTTACTGGTAAATCCGGTGATGGCGGTATTGATGGTGTAGGTATTGCTCGTCTGAGTGGTTTTTTGAGCTTTCATGTTCTCTTCCAATGCAAACGTTATCAAGGTTCAGTTACAGCGAGTCAAATTAGAGATTTTCGAGGAGCAATGCAAGGGCGTACTGATAAAGGTTTGTTCATTACGACTGGAACCTTCACTAGAGATGCCATTAAAGAAGCTACACGAGACGGCGCACCCCCAATTGACTTAATAGATGGTGAGCAACTAGTTCAACGTTTGAAAGAGTTGGGACTTGGTGTGAAGATAACAATGATTGAGTCTGTTGAAGTTGACACTGATTGGTTTGCAAAAATTTGA
- the miaB gene encoding tRNA (N6-isopentenyl adenosine(37)-C2)-methylthiotransferase MiaB: MTTSKRRYHITTFGCQMNKADSERMAGILEDMGFEFCEDPNNAEVILYNTCTIRDNAEQKVYSYLGRQAKRKHEQPDLTLVVAGCVAQQEGEALLRRVPELDLVMGPQHANRLKDLLESVFAGNQVVATEAVHIMEDITQARRDSTVTAWVNVIYGCNERCTYCVVPNVRGVEQSRTPEAVRAEMEELGRQGYKEITLLGQNIDAYGRDLPGVTPEGRHLHTFTDLLYYVHDVSGVERIRFATSHPRYFTERLIKACAELPKVCEHFHIPFQSGDNQLLKAMARGYTHEKYRRIIDTIRRYMPDASISADAIVGFPGETEEQFENTLKLVDDIGFDQLNTAAYSPRPGTPAALWENQLSEEVKSDRLQRLNHLVNVKAAERSQRYMGRIEEVLVEDQNLKDKTQVMGRTRGNRLTFFTGDINQLKGQLVKVKINEVRAFSLTGEPIELRQALPV; this comes from the coding sequence ATGACCACTTCTAAACGCCGCTACCACATTACTACCTTCGGTTGCCAAATGAATAAAGCCGACTCAGAGCGCATGGCTGGCATCTTAGAAGACATGGGCTTTGAGTTTTGTGAAGATCCCAACAATGCAGAGGTAATTCTCTACAATACCTGCACTATCCGCGATAATGCCGAGCAGAAAGTCTATTCTTACCTTGGTAGACAAGCCAAGCGCAAACACGAACAACCAGACTTAACCTTAGTTGTAGCTGGTTGTGTTGCCCAACAAGAAGGCGAAGCACTATTACGGCGTGTGCCAGAATTAGATTTAGTCATGGGGCCACAACACGCCAACCGCCTCAAAGATTTACTAGAGTCGGTGTTTGCTGGGAATCAAGTTGTGGCGACTGAAGCCGTGCATATTATGGAAGATATCACCCAGGCACGGCGAGATAGCACCGTCACAGCTTGGGTAAATGTGATTTACGGTTGTAACGAACGTTGTACATATTGCGTAGTTCCCAACGTGCGCGGCGTGGAACAGTCCCGCACACCAGAAGCTGTTCGCGCGGAAATGGAAGAATTGGGACGGCAAGGTTATAAAGAAATTACCTTGCTTGGTCAAAATATTGACGCTTATGGTAGAGATTTACCAGGAGTAACACCCGAAGGAAGACACCTACACACTTTTACAGACTTACTATATTACGTCCATGATGTATCAGGAGTAGAGAGAATAAGATTTGCTACAAGCCACCCTCGTTATTTTACGGAGAGGTTAATTAAGGCTTGTGCAGAGTTACCCAAGGTTTGCGAACACTTCCATATACCGTTTCAATCTGGGGATAACCAATTATTAAAAGCAATGGCGCGGGGTTATACCCACGAAAAATATCGCCGGATTATTGATACCATTCGTCGGTATATGCCAGATGCCTCGATTAGCGCTGATGCCATTGTCGGTTTCCCTGGAGAAACAGAAGAACAGTTTGAAAATACCTTGAAACTGGTGGATGATATCGGGTTTGACCAATTAAACACAGCCGCCTATTCACCCCGTCCAGGCACACCCGCCGCATTGTGGGAAAATCAACTGAGTGAAGAAGTAAAAAGCGATCGCCTACAAAGATTAAACCATTTAGTTAATGTAAAAGCAGCCGAGCGATCGCAGCGTTACATGGGACGCATTGAAGAAGTCTTAGTAGAAGACCAAAACCTCAAAGATAAAACCCAAGTCATGGGACGTACACGCGGAAACCGTCTCACCTTCTTTACCGGAGATATTAACCAACTCAAAGGGCAATTAGTTAAGGTGAAAATTAACGAAGTTCGCGCTTTTAGTTTGACAGGTGAACCGATAGAATTGCGTCAGGCGTTGCCAGTTTAA
- a CDS encoding XisI protein — translation MDTTAYHRQIVKEVITQYAQLRPSHGNIRLDTVFDETQDRYALMQVGWDRGRRVRGNLIYVTLHDGKVWIEYDGMEAGITADLIAKGILEEKIILGFMAEEDVLLTA, via the coding sequence ATGGATACCACCGCTTATCATCGCCAAATAGTGAAAGAAGTTATTACACAATACGCCCAGTTGCGACCATCGCATGGAAATATCAGATTAGATACCGTATTTGATGAAACCCAAGACCGTTATGCCTTAATGCAGGTTGGTTGGGATAGAGGGCGACGGGTGAGAGGTAACTTAATTTATGTTACCCTACATGACGGCAAGGTTTGGATAGAATACGATGGCATGGAAGCGGGAATTACTGCCGATTTAATAGCCAAAGGTATTCTAGAAGAAAAAATTATTTTAGGTTTTATGGCTGAGGAAGATGTTCTATTGACGGCGTAA
- a CDS encoding XisH family protein: protein MPPRDAIHDIVKQAIIKDGWNITADPYVISYGERFLFVDLGASKHNKINNLQGGFIGAERDNSRIAIEIKDFKNKSVIGDLEQAIGQYVLYSLLLNQVDPGREVYLATTNIIYEEIFREEIGQLVINNLPLKLIIVDINKAEIKQWIPPLIIAK, encoded by the coding sequence GTGCCGCCAAGAGATGCAATTCATGACATTGTTAAACAAGCAATCATAAAAGATGGTTGGAATATTACTGCTGATCCTTATGTGATTTCCTACGGGGAAAGGTTTTTATTTGTAGACCTTGGAGCTAGTAAACACAATAAAATTAATAATCTTCAGGGTGGCTTTATTGGTGCAGAAAGAGACAATAGTCGAATTGCAATAGAAATAAAAGACTTTAAAAATAAATCAGTGATTGGGGATTTAGAACAAGCGATTGGTCAGTATGTTCTTTATAGTTTATTACTCAATCAAGTTGACCCTGGACGTGAAGTATATTTGGCTACAACCAATATCATCTATGAAGAAATTTTTAGAGAAGAGATAGGACAACTTGTGATTAATAACTTACCCTTAAAATTGATTATTGTAGATATTAATAAAGCAGAGATAAAACAATGGATACCACCGCTTATCATCGCCAAATAG
- a CDS encoding carotenoid oxygenase family protein, which yields MQILDKDLNQKAWAGGVIEPANEFGLTQLPVISGQIPQGLRGTLYRNGPARLERGGIRAGHWFDGDGAILAVNFTDAGASAVYRYVQTTGYQEESTAGKYLYGNYGMTAPGPVWNQWRKPVKNAANTSVLALPDKLLALWEGGKPYALDLQTLETCGEDDLSGLTDGLPYSAHCKQDPQTKEIFNFGVSTGLNSKLNVYKSDSTGKIVRKAAFPIDGLPLLHDFVLAGQYLIFFISPVRLNMFPVLLGTGNYSDSMKWQPELGTQILVVDRDTLSLVSRGETEPWYQWHFANGYVNSSGAAIVDIARYEDFQTNQYLKEVATGKTQTPAKSSLSRVIFNPQTAKVTAIEQILDRHCEFPNVPAQYVGQASRYTYMSSFRQGTNISQEILNTIARFDHKTDTFTEAYPGENRYPSEPIPVDNWVLTVVYDGNSHSSEVWVYDSDRLDEEPVCKLQLPSVIPHSFHGTWHSA from the coding sequence ATGCAAATACTTGATAAAGATTTAAACCAAAAAGCTTGGGCAGGCGGAGTAATAGAACCTGCAAATGAATTTGGGCTTACCCAATTACCAGTGATTTCCGGTCAAATTCCCCAAGGACTACGCGGTACACTATATCGCAACGGCCCTGCAAGGTTAGAACGTGGTGGTATACGCGCCGGACACTGGTTTGATGGAGATGGCGCAATTCTGGCGGTTAATTTTACTGATGCAGGCGCTAGTGCAGTTTATCGCTACGTACAAACCACTGGCTATCAAGAAGAAAGCACAGCCGGGAAATATTTGTATGGCAATTATGGCATGACTGCACCCGGCCCAGTCTGGAATCAATGGCGTAAACCAGTTAAAAATGCTGCGAATACTTCAGTGCTGGCACTACCTGATAAACTCTTAGCTTTGTGGGAAGGTGGTAAACCCTACGCCTTGGATTTACAAACTTTAGAAACTTGCGGCGAAGATGATTTAAGTGGTTTAACTGATGGCTTACCCTATTCGGCGCACTGTAAGCAAGACCCACAAACAAAAGAAATTTTTAACTTTGGTGTAAGTACAGGGTTAAATAGCAAATTGAATGTTTATAAAAGCGACTCTACAGGAAAAATTGTTCGTAAAGCTGCATTCCCGATAGATGGGTTGCCTTTATTACATGATTTTGTCTTAGCCGGACAGTATCTGATATTTTTTATTTCCCCAGTACGGTTAAATATGTTTCCTGTTTTATTGGGAACAGGTAACTATAGTGATTCTATGAAATGGCAACCAGAATTAGGAACGCAAATTTTGGTAGTAGACCGTGATACTTTATCTTTAGTAAGTCGAGGGGAAACAGAACCTTGGTATCAGTGGCATTTTGCTAATGGTTATGTAAATAGTAGCGGTGCAGCCATTGTAGATATTGCCCGTTATGAAGATTTCCAAACTAACCAATATCTTAAAGAAGTCGCCACAGGCAAAACGCAAACTCCAGCCAAGAGTAGCCTTTCACGAGTTATTTTCAATCCTCAAACAGCTAAAGTTACAGCAATTGAGCAAATCTTAGACCGACATTGTGAATTTCCTAACGTTCCAGCACAATATGTCGGACAAGCTTCTCGATACACATATATGTCCAGTTTCCGCCAAGGGACAAATATCAGTCAAGAAATTTTAAATACAATTGCCCGTTTCGACCACAAAACCGACACTTTTACAGAAGCCTACCCTGGAGAAAATCGTTATCCTTCCGAACCTATCCCTGTAGATAATTGGGTGTTAACGGTGGTATATGATGGCAATTCTCATAGTAGCGAAGTTTGGGTATATGATAGCGATCGCCTAGACGAAGAACCAGTTTGTAAATTACAATTACCCAGCGTCATTCCCCACAGTTTCCACGGCACTTGGCACAGTGCATGA
- a CDS encoding Uma2 family endonuclease, whose translation MLLELNQLIVPAGHQLLMKDISWATYKNILAELGENRNYKVSYSQGVLEIMAPFPEHEVGKKIIGNLVEILLEELDIEFWSLGSTTFDKEIMDAGVEPDDCFYIENEAKVRGKDRINLEIDPPPDLAIEIDITSRTRFNNYQALKVPELWRWNGSRLEINVLVDGVYVQTSQSRSLPNLPITQVIPEYLVRSKTDGRNATMRAFRNWIRQQIVC comes from the coding sequence ATGTTACTAGAACTCAATCAACTAATTGTACCTGCTGGTCATCAGTTATTGATGAAAGATATTTCCTGGGCAACATACAAAAATATTCTGGCAGAATTAGGAGAAAATCGTAATTACAAAGTATCTTATAGTCAAGGGGTGCTGGAAATAATGGCTCCATTCCCAGAGCATGAAGTAGGCAAGAAGATAATTGGAAATTTAGTGGAGATTCTACTCGAAGAACTCGATATTGAGTTTTGGAGTTTAGGCTCTACAACTTTTGATAAAGAAATTATGGATGCAGGTGTAGAACCTGATGATTGTTTTTATATAGAAAATGAAGCTAAAGTTAGAGGTAAAGATAGAATTAACCTGGAAATAGACCCACCTCCTGATTTAGCTATTGAGATTGATATTACCTCTCGGACTCGTTTTAATAATTATCAAGCTTTAAAAGTTCCTGAACTGTGGCGTTGGAATGGAAGCAGGCTAGAAATCAATGTACTTGTGGATGGTGTATATGTACAAACTAGCCAAAGCCGCAGCTTGCCAAATTTACCTATTACTCAAGTAATCCCTGAATATTTAGTGCGTAGTAAAACTGATGGGAGAAATGCCACTATGAGGGCATTTAGAAATTGGATAAGGCAGCAAATAGTTTGTTAG